A single region of the Manihot esculenta cultivar AM560-2 chromosome 12, M.esculenta_v8, whole genome shotgun sequence genome encodes:
- the LOC110627388 gene encoding uncharacterized protein LOC110627388 has protein sequence MERNTPVRKPHTSTADLLTWKEAPPSESPAKVTAHRSHQPSDRIGKVLFGGQVTDEEADSLMKKKPCSGYKLKEMTGSGIFKANGGGDASESGASNPINKTSVRVYQQAMNGISQISFNAEERISPKKPTSLPEVAKQRELSGTLQSESDMKSKKQISNAKFKEISGHDIFAPSPEIKPRSLAAARTLEPKENKDIEKPAPRNIRTSVKVSNPAGGQSNILFGEEPVKRTSKKIHNQKFQELTGNNIFKGDFPPGSAEKPLSNAKLKEISGSNIFADGKSESRDYFGGVRKPPGGESSIALV, from the exons atggagagaaataCACCAGTGAGAAAGCCACACACTTCCACCGCCGATCTCCTCACGTGGAAGGAGGCTCCTCCTTCTGAATCTCCGGCCAAGGTCACCGCCCACCGCTCTCACCAG CCGTCGGATAGGATCGGCAAGGTTCTGTTTGGAGGTCAGGTCACCGATGAAGAAGCTGATAGTCTCATGAAGAA GAAGCCTTGTTCAGGGTATAAATTAAAGGAAATGACTGGCAGTGGTATATTTAAAGCTAATGGTGGAGGAGATGCATCTGAATCTGGTGCCAGTAATCCAATTAACAAAACTAGTGTGCGTGTTTATCAG CAAGCAATGAATGGAATTAGTCAAATATCATTTAATGCTGAGGAGAGAATCTCTCCTAAGAAGCCTACCTCTCTTCCTGAAGTAGCAAAACAGCGTGAGTTAAGCGGGACTTTGCAAAGTGAATCTGACATGAAGAGTAAAAAGCAGATATCAAACGCAAAATTCAAGGAGATCAGTGGGCATGACATCTTTGCCCCTTCCCCCGAAATCAAACCTCGATCCTTAGCTGCTGCTCGCACATTGGAACCAAAAGAAAACAAAGACATTGAGAAACCTGCCCCACGAAATATACGCACTTCTGTAAAAGTTTCTAAT CCTGCTGGAGGTCAGAGTAATATCCTGTTTGGTGAAGAACCAGTTAAGAGAACATCAAAGAAAATACACAACCAGAAGTTTCAAGAGTTGACAGGCAATAACATTTTCAAGGGAGATTTTCCTCCAGGATCTGCAGAAAAGCCACTAAGCAATGCTAAACTGAAAGAAATTAGTGGCAGTAACATCTTTGCCGATGGAAAGTCAGAATCCAGGGACTACTTTGGTGGTGTTCGCAAGCCTCCTGGTGGTGAGAGCAGCATCGCATTGGTGTAA
- the LOC110628852 gene encoding annexin D2 has protein sequence MSTLKVPAHVPSPSEDAEQLHKAFEGWGTNESLIISILAHRTAPQRNLIRKTYAEAYGEDLLKALDKELSSDFERSVLLWTLDPAERDAYLANEATKRFTSSNWVLMEIACTRSSLELFKVRQAYHARYKRSIEEDVAYHTTGDFRKLLVPLVSSFRYEGEEVNMSLAKSEAKILHGKISDKAYSDDEIIRILSTRSKAQLNATLNHYNNAFGNAINKNLKADPKDEFLLLLRATIKCLTSPEKYFEKVLRLAINKLGTDEWALTRVVTTRAEVDMQRIKEEYHRRNSVPLDRAIAGDTSGDYEKMLLALIGHGDI, from the exons ATGTCGACCCTTAAAGTTCCTGCCCATGTTCCATCTCCATCCGAGGATGCTGAGCAGCTCCACAAAGCCTTTGAAg GATGGGGTACAAATGAGTCTCTGATCATCTCCATTTTAGCACATAGGACTGCTCCTCAACGCAACTTAATTCGAAAGACTTATGCTGAAGCTTATGGGGAAGATCTCCTTAAAGCCCTGGACAAAGAACTTTCTAGTGACTTTGAG AGATCTGTATTGTTATGGACTCTGGATCCTGCTGAGCGTGATGCATATTTGGCAAATGAAGCTACAAAGAGGTTCACTTCAAGCAATTGGGTTCTCATGGAAATTGCTTGTACTAGGTCTTCTCTTGAACTATTTAAGGTTAGACAGGCATATCATGCTCGTTATAAGAGGTCTATTGAGGAAGATGTTGCTTATCACACAACTGGAGACTTCCGCAAG CTGTTGGTTCCTCTTGTGAGTTCATTCCGATATGAGGGAGAAGAGGTGAACATGTCATTGGCAAAGTCTGAGGCTAAGATACTTCATGGGAAGATCTCAGACAAAGCTTATAGTGATGATGAGATCATCAGGATCCTGTCTACTAGGAGCAAGGCACAGCTTAATGCGACACTCAATCACTACAACAATGCATTTGGGAATGCCATCAACAAG AATTTGAAGGCTGACCCTAAAGATGAGTTCCTTCTATTACTGAGAGCAACAATCAAGTGCTTGACCTCTCCTGAGAAATACTTTGAGAAGGTTCTGCGCCTGGCTATCAACAAGCTGGGGACAGACGAATGGGCTCTTACTAGAGTTGTCACCACCAGGGCAGAGGTGGATATGCAGCGTATTAAAGAGGAATACCATCGCCGAAACAGTGTCCCTCTGGATCGTGCCATTGCTGGAGACACTTCTGGAGACTATGAGAAAATGCTTCTTGCGTTGATCGGCCATGGGGATATTTGA